A stretch of Gemmatimonas aurantiaca T-27 DNA encodes these proteins:
- a CDS encoding hemolysin family protein — MIADPALPTAAEITFGAVTMRLLLVLLLVLLNAFFVAAEFALVAVRRSRIDQMAADGDSSAQVVQRALSQLDRYISGTQLGITLASLSLGWVGEPAVAVLVDRLLHIVGINPGPGAVHTGAGIVVAFMVITFLHIVLGELAPKSVALAKPESVSRLVVRPLMVFSQVMSPFIGFLNGTANRMLKWFGIEPVSEGGHVHSPEELRLLVMQARAHGTLDESDSAMLAGVFDFHNKRAVDVMRPRTEMVAIAEDVDQQELEEILRRERYSRYPVYRETADDIVGVFLAKDFWLRENSESFELRQVLREPLFVPATRTAERVLDDLRRTRAHLAVVLDEFGGTAGIVTMEDLVEEVVGDIADEYDPLSRDALLFDGVLELAGSMSLVDVRSDHKLPIPEGDWSTLGGYAFATLGRLPHVGDRVAYPGGDLEVVAMDGRRVAALRVHKRVESTEPAA; from the coding sequence ATGATTGCCGACCCTGCGTTACCCACCGCCGCCGAGATCACCTTCGGCGCGGTGACCATGCGTCTCCTGCTGGTCCTGCTGCTGGTCCTGCTGAATGCGTTCTTCGTGGCCGCCGAGTTTGCGCTGGTCGCGGTTCGTCGCAGCCGCATCGACCAGATGGCCGCCGACGGCGACAGCAGCGCGCAGGTGGTTCAGCGCGCACTCAGTCAACTCGACCGATACATCTCCGGCACCCAACTGGGCATTACGCTCGCGTCGCTGTCCCTTGGCTGGGTCGGCGAGCCCGCAGTGGCGGTGTTGGTCGATCGGCTCCTCCATATAGTTGGCATCAACCCCGGCCCTGGGGCGGTCCATACCGGAGCCGGCATCGTGGTGGCCTTCATGGTCATCACGTTCCTCCACATCGTCTTGGGAGAGCTGGCGCCCAAATCAGTGGCCTTGGCCAAGCCGGAGAGCGTGAGCCGACTGGTCGTGCGACCGCTCATGGTGTTCTCCCAGGTGATGTCTCCGTTCATCGGGTTTCTGAACGGCACGGCCAACCGCATGCTGAAGTGGTTCGGCATCGAGCCGGTGTCGGAAGGCGGCCATGTGCACAGCCCGGAGGAACTGCGTCTGCTCGTCATGCAGGCCCGCGCGCACGGCACCCTCGATGAATCCGACTCCGCCATGCTGGCCGGCGTCTTCGACTTCCACAACAAGCGCGCCGTGGACGTGATGCGCCCTCGCACCGAAATGGTGGCAATCGCGGAGGATGTGGATCAGCAGGAGTTGGAAGAGATCCTGCGACGTGAGCGCTATTCGCGATATCCCGTGTACCGGGAGACCGCCGACGATATCGTGGGCGTCTTCCTCGCCAAGGACTTCTGGCTGCGCGAGAACTCGGAGTCGTTCGAGTTGCGACAGGTGCTGCGTGAACCGCTCTTTGTGCCAGCCACGCGCACGGCCGAACGGGTGCTGGACGACTTGCGCCGCACACGCGCGCACCTGGCCGTCGTGCTGGATGAATTTGGCGGCACGGCCGGTATCGTCACCATGGAAGACCTGGTGGAGGAGGTCGTCGGTGATATCGCGGACGAATACGATCCGCTGTCACGCGACGCCCTGCTGTTCGACGGTGTCCTGGAACTGGCCGGCTCGATGTCGTTGGTGGACGTGCGCTCGGATCACAAGTTGCCTATCCCGGAAGGCGACTGGAGCACGCTCGGCGGCTATGCCTTCGCCACGCTGGGTCGATTGCCACACGTGGGCGACCGCGTGGCGTATCCCGGTGGTGATCTGGAAGTGGTTGCCATGGACGGCCGACGCGTGGCTGCCCTGCGCGTCCACAAGCGCGTCGAAAGCACGGAGCCCGCGGCGTGA
- the arfB gene encoding alternative ribosome rescue aminoacyl-tRNA hydrolase ArfB: MSDSGETSLSVAAGVFIPFDELDVRAISGGGPGGQHVNKSATRISIQWNVRTTRALRDEQRARVLEKLASRLDGDGALRIVAGEFRSQQQNRRAALERLQQLISRALIVPRVRRATRPTRGAVENRLGEKRRRSETKQQRRHDHGE; this comes from the coding sequence GTGAGTGATTCTGGAGAGACAAGCCTGTCTGTGGCGGCTGGCGTCTTCATCCCGTTTGACGAGCTGGATGTGCGAGCCATCTCCGGCGGTGGTCCGGGCGGTCAACATGTGAACAAGAGTGCCACACGCATTTCGATTCAGTGGAACGTGCGCACCACACGTGCCTTGCGTGACGAACAGCGGGCACGTGTACTGGAGAAACTGGCGTCGCGCCTCGATGGGGATGGCGCCTTGCGCATCGTCGCGGGGGAGTTCCGCAGCCAGCAACAGAACCGCCGCGCCGCGCTGGAACGTTTGCAGCAGTTGATCAGTCGTGCCTTGATTGTGCCCCGTGTGCGTCGTGCCACACGGCCGACGCGAGGTGCGGTGGAGAACCGATTGGGTGAGAAACGGCGACGGTCGGAAACCAAACAACAACGCCGGCACGATCACGGTGAGTGA
- a CDS encoding peptidase domain-containing ABC transporter yields the protein MSAQATRINQLIAEALDLDVDQAHWRAITRQIQPDDPLPARIRSIGGAIDVGYLDRDLTAEQVREAVLDPQAPLVLLCVGGDDAVVVRRDLSGAATAVRVMRSGGEHAIHGSPKELADAVLRECGQRGRVPALAPMALRSAGSIRGDGAPHSPMHTHEDEELLHLNPVDRTIALLSRERREILTVFFYATLAGGLSLILPLAVGGIVQLVQGRLFLQPVVVLISLVILGTIIAGVLQIGILRVGERIQQRVFARMAMEFAFRIPRMKYGASLETNLPEKMNRLFEAVAIQKALQKLLIDVPTALLTVAFSLILLTFYSPWFSVFAIVVVFILYLIIKWTGPEGMSTSIDESKYKYKAVHLLQEIARAMHAFKYAGDSTLPVEKMDGVVTSYIHYRKKHFAVLVKQTIALIGFKTFITAAVLILGAALVQTNQMLLGQFVAAEVVIVTVLVGVEKIINSLATVYDMLTSVDKAGHVSDLPLEARGGLAPTHDPSKGIAIEARDVRYRYPGAPHPSVAGVSVRIEPGQRVGIMGVDGSGRSTLLKLLGGLIEDYDGTLRFDGVTLRDLDRPALRTRVGQMLSWSDLFDGSVEENVSVGRLHITPRDVQQALDDLDINDAVQLLPQGIRTEITNGGRNLPAHLANKLLIAQGIVGNPRLVVLDDFFQNLDATSRSHIIRLLTDRSRPWTVLAVSHDPQMLSAFDRVLIVENGRIMCEGSFSELRQDAVCRNLLHEFANDFTSGGA from the coding sequence ATGTCTGCACAGGCTACACGTATCAATCAGTTGATTGCTGAAGCGCTTGATCTGGATGTCGATCAGGCGCATTGGCGGGCCATCACACGTCAGATTCAGCCCGACGACCCACTGCCGGCGCGCATCCGATCCATTGGAGGCGCGATCGATGTGGGCTACCTCGATCGCGATCTCACGGCCGAGCAGGTGCGTGAAGCCGTCCTGGATCCACAGGCACCGCTCGTCTTGTTATGCGTGGGCGGCGACGATGCGGTCGTAGTGCGTCGTGATCTTTCGGGCGCGGCGACTGCCGTGCGCGTGATGCGAAGTGGCGGGGAGCATGCCATCCATGGGTCGCCCAAAGAACTGGCCGACGCGGTACTGCGTGAATGCGGCCAACGTGGCCGTGTGCCGGCATTGGCTCCCATGGCGCTGCGCTCGGCCGGCAGTATCCGCGGTGACGGTGCACCGCACAGTCCGATGCACACCCACGAAGACGAGGAACTGCTCCACCTCAATCCGGTGGATCGGACCATTGCGTTGCTCAGTCGTGAGCGGCGCGAGATCCTCACCGTCTTCTTTTACGCCACGCTGGCTGGTGGCCTGAGCCTGATTCTGCCGCTGGCCGTGGGCGGCATCGTGCAGCTCGTCCAGGGGCGTTTGTTCCTGCAGCCCGTGGTCGTACTCATCTCGCTGGTCATTCTCGGGACGATCATTGCCGGCGTGTTGCAGATTGGCATTTTGCGGGTGGGCGAACGTATCCAGCAGCGTGTCTTCGCGCGCATGGCCATGGAGTTCGCCTTCCGCATCCCGCGCATGAAGTATGGCGCATCGCTCGAGACCAATCTGCCGGAAAAGATGAACCGCCTGTTCGAGGCGGTGGCCATTCAGAAGGCGCTGCAGAAACTGCTGATCGACGTGCCCACCGCGCTGCTCACGGTGGCATTTTCGTTGATTCTCCTGACGTTCTACAGCCCGTGGTTTTCGGTGTTCGCCATTGTCGTGGTGTTCATCCTGTACCTGATCATCAAGTGGACCGGCCCCGAGGGCATGTCCACGTCCATCGACGAATCGAAGTACAAGTACAAGGCCGTGCACCTGCTGCAGGAAATCGCGCGCGCGATGCATGCCTTCAAGTATGCCGGCGATTCCACGCTACCAGTGGAAAAAATGGACGGGGTGGTCACCAGCTACATCCACTACCGCAAGAAACACTTCGCGGTGCTGGTGAAGCAGACCATCGCCTTGATCGGCTTCAAGACGTTCATCACCGCTGCCGTGCTCATTCTTGGCGCGGCGCTGGTGCAGACCAATCAGATGCTGCTGGGCCAGTTCGTGGCCGCCGAAGTGGTGATCGTGACGGTGCTGGTGGGCGTGGAAAAGATCATCAACAGCCTCGCCACCGTGTACGACATGCTCACATCCGTCGACAAAGCGGGGCACGTGAGTGACCTGCCACTCGAAGCCCGCGGTGGATTGGCGCCGACGCACGATCCGTCGAAGGGCATCGCCATCGAGGCGCGCGACGTACGGTATCGGTATCCCGGGGCACCACACCCCAGCGTGGCCGGCGTGTCCGTACGCATCGAACCGGGACAGCGTGTTGGCATCATGGGTGTGGACGGCTCCGGCCGCAGCACCCTGCTCAAGCTGCTTGGCGGCCTCATCGAGGACTACGACGGCACATTGCGATTTGACGGCGTGACGCTGCGCGACCTCGATCGCCCGGCGCTGCGCACACGCGTAGGCCAGATGCTCTCGTGGTCCGATCTGTTCGATGGATCGGTGGAAGAGAATGTTTCGGTGGGCCGTCTGCACATCACCCCGCGTGACGTGCAGCAGGCACTCGATGATCTCGACATCAACGATGCCGTGCAGTTGTTGCCGCAGGGTATCCGCACGGAAATCACGAATGGCGGGCGCAACCTGCCGGCACATCTCGCCAACAAGCTGTTGATTGCGCAGGGCATCGTGGGCAATCCGCGCTTGGTCGTACTCGACGATTTCTTCCAGAATCTCGACGCCACCTCGCGCTCACACATCATCCGCCTGCTGACCGACCGTAGTCGGCCGTGGACGGTGTTGGCCGTTTCGCACGACCCGCAGATGCTGAGTGCCTTCGATCGAGTGCTGATCGTGGAAAACGGACGCATCATGTGCGAAGGCAGCTTCTCGGAGCTGCGACAGGATGCGGTCTGCCGGAACCTCCTGCACGAGTTTGCGAACGACTTCACGTCGGGAGGTGCCTGA
- a CDS encoding HlyD family secretion protein, producing MAGSDLDIERELKHLPLETTTLLGTANTSRIVSRWLIGILLVLLAIMFLPWQQNVQGMGYVTALSPADRPQQLQSRIDGRIEAWYVAEGQFVKKGDSIVRISEIKEEYLNPNVLPLTVAQREAKQSAIGEKLNKASALETQIEQLEQQRELKILQTRNKVLQYQAEVRQVSLEDSVARDQLRRRERLFRDSLGLVSMNDMQSFQIKAQQTAAKLIEKQQMLAITETDLTSIPAEYGEKISKARSDRAATLAEVSEGRSEVAKLQDKVGSLTLRSSFYVIEAPQDGYVVRANRAGPGVIVKVGEPIVSVQPARPQKAVELYVKPMDVALLKPGRHVRVFFDGWPALQFSGWPQVAVGTFGATVAVIDQFPSADGRFRVLLVQDTTHDEPWPTQLRLGTGAEGWAMLDKVTIGWEIWRQLNGFPLSIKASDAPPGDLVAGESGGDSKASDGKSGGSGVGGSK from the coding sequence ATGGCCGGATCCGATCTTGATATCGAGCGGGAACTCAAGCATCTGCCGCTGGAAACCACGACGCTGCTGGGCACGGCGAATACCAGTCGCATCGTTTCTCGTTGGCTGATCGGCATTCTTCTGGTGCTGCTGGCCATCATGTTCCTGCCCTGGCAGCAGAACGTGCAGGGGATGGGCTATGTGACCGCGCTCAGTCCTGCGGATCGCCCCCAGCAATTGCAATCACGTATCGATGGCCGCATCGAGGCCTGGTATGTGGCAGAAGGACAGTTCGTGAAGAAGGGTGATTCGATCGTGCGCATTTCGGAGATCAAGGAGGAGTATCTCAATCCGAATGTGCTACCACTGACGGTCGCCCAGCGGGAAGCCAAACAGAGCGCGATTGGTGAGAAGCTCAACAAGGCCAGTGCGTTGGAGACGCAGATCGAACAACTCGAACAGCAGCGCGAGCTCAAGATCCTGCAAACCCGCAACAAGGTGTTGCAGTATCAGGCCGAGGTACGACAGGTGTCACTCGAGGACAGTGTCGCACGCGATCAGTTGCGTCGCCGTGAGCGTCTGTTCCGTGACTCGCTGGGCCTGGTGTCGATGAACGACATGCAATCGTTTCAGATCAAGGCGCAGCAGACCGCGGCCAAGCTGATCGAGAAACAGCAGATGCTCGCCATCACGGAAACGGACCTGACGAGCATTCCTGCCGAATACGGCGAGAAGATCTCGAAGGCTCGTTCCGATCGGGCGGCCACGCTCGCGGAAGTGAGCGAAGGCCGCTCCGAAGTTGCCAAGCTGCAGGACAAGGTCGGCTCGCTCACGCTGCGCAGCTCGTTCTACGTGATTGAAGCGCCACAGGATGGCTATGTGGTGCGCGCCAACCGCGCCGGCCCCGGCGTGATCGTGAAGGTGGGTGAACCCATCGTGTCAGTACAGCCCGCGCGTCCGCAGAAGGCCGTTGAGCTGTATGTGAAGCCGATGGACGTGGCCCTGCTCAAGCCGGGACGTCATGTACGTGTGTTCTTCGATGGCTGGCCGGCACTGCAGTTCTCGGGATGGCCACAGGTCGCGGTCGGTACGTTTGGTGCCACGGTAGCGGTCATCGATCAGTTCCCGAGCGCCGACGGCCGTTTCCGTGTGCTGCTGGTGCAGGACACCACTCACGATGAGCCTTGGCCGACACAGCTCCGACTCGGCACCGGTGCCGAAGGCTGGGCCATGCTCGACAAGGTCACCATCGGTTGGGAAATCTGGCGTCAGCTCAATGGGTTCCCGCTGTCGATCAAGGCCAGTGACGCGCCGCCGGGCGATCTTGTGGCGGGTGAATCGGGTGGCGACTCCAAGGCCTCCGATGGCAAGAGCGGGGGCTCGGGAGTGGGAGGCTCGAAGTGA
- a CDS encoding TolC family protein yields the protein MRRLYTLTLGAIVGSVGAGALAPVPASAQPDSARTSVASPNRSTSALLGALVDTSGTPYTFPEFVDEVLGHHPVAQQARLVAEQARAELRSAWGAFDPKVSAKWDQKRSGGTEYYNYLNTELKIPLPIGADVTLAYDRTMGRYFNPDRRTDGNGTFAAGISIPLGQRIVTDERRTALQQARAARDAGDAERLGIVNKLLYAAAKDYGSWYEAWRRRAIAQEGEALAAFRLQAVRARVNNGESAPIDTVEALLEVQRRQVSRYEAEAAFYLSSLHMTAYLWDPEGRPASLPDAAKPVLHGLGRGGIDSTQLSALVDRAVERNPELAKVQAKIRQASAERLLAAQGILPFAEAKLAGVAERGSDDSFFNRDRLDDNYKAALVISSPLLFLKETGKFNATDAKLDFQRLERDLVRRDIEIDARTAIFDLSNLQRLLVTQEANVRNARLLRDAEQIRFENGESTLLILNLRERLVLDEAGKLASLEAKVASARGALVLATGDRSLLTIP from the coding sequence GTGAGGCGCCTGTACACCCTGACTCTGGGGGCGATCGTGGGCAGTGTCGGAGCGGGCGCCCTCGCTCCCGTGCCAGCTTCGGCTCAGCCAGACAGCGCACGCACGTCGGTCGCTTCGCCGAACAGGTCCACGAGCGCGCTGCTCGGCGCACTCGTAGATACCAGCGGCACGCCGTACACCTTCCCCGAATTCGTCGACGAGGTGCTCGGTCACCATCCCGTGGCGCAGCAGGCGCGCCTGGTGGCTGAGCAGGCGCGCGCCGAACTGCGGTCGGCATGGGGGGCGTTCGATCCCAAGGTCTCGGCCAAGTGGGATCAGAAACGTTCCGGTGGCACCGAGTACTACAACTACCTGAACACCGAGTTGAAGATTCCCCTCCCCATCGGGGCCGACGTCACGTTGGCCTACGATCGTACCATGGGGCGGTACTTCAATCCGGATCGCCGCACCGACGGCAACGGGACGTTCGCGGCCGGCATTTCCATTCCGCTCGGTCAGCGTATCGTGACCGACGAGCGCCGCACGGCATTGCAGCAGGCGCGCGCCGCCCGTGATGCCGGTGATGCCGAACGCCTCGGCATCGTCAACAAACTGTTGTATGCCGCCGCCAAAGATTACGGCTCGTGGTACGAAGCCTGGCGTCGTCGCGCGATCGCGCAGGAAGGCGAGGCCCTCGCGGCCTTTCGCCTGCAGGCCGTGCGCGCACGTGTCAACAACGGTGAGAGCGCGCCCATCGACACGGTGGAAGCGCTGCTGGAGGTGCAACGCCGGCAGGTGAGCCGCTACGAGGCGGAGGCCGCGTTTTACCTGTCGTCGTTGCACATGACGGCCTATCTCTGGGATCCTGAGGGACGCCCGGCGTCCCTGCCCGATGCCGCCAAGCCGGTGTTGCATGGGCTGGGCCGCGGCGGCATCGATTCCACGCAGCTCAGCGCACTCGTGGACCGCGCCGTGGAGCGCAATCCCGAGTTGGCCAAGGTGCAGGCCAAGATCCGCCAGGCGTCGGCGGAGCGCCTGCTGGCGGCGCAGGGGATACTGCCATTTGCCGAGGCCAAGCTGGCTGGTGTCGCCGAGCGTGGTTCGGACGACTCCTTCTTCAACCGCGACCGCCTCGACGACAATTACAAAGCGGCGCTCGTGATCTCGTCGCCGCTGTTGTTCCTCAAGGAAACGGGCAAGTTCAACGCCACCGACGCGAAGCTCGACTTCCAGCGACTGGAGCGGGATCTGGTGCGCCGTGACATTGAAATCGATGCCCGTACGGCCATTTTCGATCTGTCCAATCTTCAGCGGCTGCTGGTGACGCAGGAAGCCAACGTGCGGAATGCGCGGCTGCTACGGGACGCCGAGCAGATCCGGTTCGAGAATGGCGAAAGCACCCTGCTCATTCTGAATCTGCGTGAGCGTCTGGTGCTGGATGAGGCGGGCAAACTGGCGTCGCTGGAAGCCAAGGTCGCTTCTGCGCGCGGCGCGTTGGTTCTGGCCACGGGAGACCGGTCACTCCTGACGATCCCGTAG